The Erigeron canadensis isolate Cc75 chromosome 4, C_canadensis_v1, whole genome shotgun sequence genome window below encodes:
- the LOC122595101 gene encoding receptor-like serine/threonine-protein kinase ALE2 isoform X2 produces the protein MNLMVKYMLLVLQVYAIASSAVLQGFSASTNLEPASGPLGNTPLEPSSPKTLPNGAAPIMSTPERSAPSPPVIPPTVPVSMPPIPLPEKGPTIELPLSPQTVPVQIAPTPKEEPQSPPPSKEEPQNPPPVTQAASPSLSQVPPSMPQSPPSILPEPVASPPTNLPMASPPSSPTVPVPTFNLPLPAVPPSTLPSAPPVPSTNMPMAPPPTSPILPVSPPNLPLPADIPPTTLPSSPPMPPTNLPMAPPPTSPVLPLSPPNLPAPAELPPSTLPSSPPMPPLNLPMPPPPTSPALPVPPPNLPFPVELPPSTFPSSPPMTPVPPSNLSAPVASPPSTLPANPPPSPSTLSVPPPNLPVLVPSPSSTFPRDPPPSPPTVTMPPPHLPGPVASPPQISQKNTPPPNSTFATPPSDRPEPHVSPISPISTPIPPSPKNQTNDIAPSQRSQVKDPVVHKGPSSNDHAPPPYSSSKSPAIISHTPPSFPPLYPPPPAGLKNKPAHHYSPPPSGPVSKPRHLASPPSPGKAPRIENSVSPSVSPPRTSPSIQTIVLPPKVSPTRSSPRFPRPLQALPPPPPNEDCLSMTCVEPLTTTPPGTPCKCVLPMQVELGLGVSLYTFFPLVSELATEMATGLFMRSSQVRIMGANEDNQDSEKTIVIIDLVPLGEKFDNYTAYITAQKLWQKQVPIKSSLFGDYEVLYVKYPGLPPSPPMPSSRNGMNGEPYGHGNNGRDIKPLGVDVGKQKHSNRLSGGVISIIILSAVVAVILVSVAVWVLLVKNRDRSRPGQTPTTTLPSVTKSSGIGGSMTGSGPESASLSFRSTIAYNGSAKTFSLSDMEKATDNFNELGVLGEGGFGRVYGGLLEDGTKVAVKVLKRDDQQGGREFLAEVEMLSRLHHRNLVRLLGICTEERNRCLVYELIPNGSVESHLHGIDKEIAPLDWGARLKIALGAARGLAYLHEDSSPRVIHRDFKSSNILLEHDFTPKVSDFGLARSALDEENQHISTRVMGTFGYVAPEYAMTGHLLVKSDVYSYGVVLLELLSGRKPVDMSMPPGQENLVAWARPLLPTPEGLNLLIDPSLSPEVPFDSIAKVAAIASMCVQPEVSHRPFMGEVVQALKLVCNECEETRDLGSRTCSQEDLASMDFDPRDSTNSGPPPGASRSTYPTYESPLDVESGFPGHGLDVDSFRLTSSSGPLRPRRSLQIWERMKRFSSGSMSDYGEVLRLLARSR, from the exons ATGAATTTAATGGTGAAATATATGTTGTTGGTGTTGCAAGTTTATGCCATTGCTAGTTCTGCTGTTCTTCAAGGATTTTCAG CTTCTACCAATCTTGAGCCTGCATCAGGACCCCTAGGGAATACACCTCTTGAACCCTCATCTCCAAAGACTCTTCCAAATGGTGCAG CACCGATTATGTCAACTCCAGAAAGGTCAGCACCAAGCCCACCAGTCATCCCGCCAACTGTCCCTGTATCGATGCCACCAATTCCTCTACCGGAGAAGGGACCTACCATTGAGCTTCCTCTCAGTCCGCAAACAGTCCCGG TACAAATAGCACCGACACCAAAAGAAGAGCCTCAAAGTCCACCACCTTCAAAAGAAGAGCCTCAAAATCCACCACCAGTGACTCAAGCAGCATCACCATCCTTGTCTCAAGTGCCACCATCCATGCCCCAATCACCGCCATCTATATTGCCTG AGCCTGTTGCATCACCTCCAACCAATTTGCCAATGGCATCACCACCATCCTCCCCTACAGTGCCAGTACCAACTTTTAACTTACCAC TGCCTGCTGTACCGCCAAGCACATTACCAAGCGCACCACCTGTGCCATCAACCAATATGCCAATGGCACCACCACCAACATCTCCCATATTGCCCGTATCACCACCTAACTTGCCAC TACCTGCTGACATACCACCAACCACTTTACCAAGTTCACCACCAATGCCACCAACCAATTTGCCAATGGCACCACCACCAACATCCCCAGTCTTGCCCTTATCACCCCCTAACTTGCCAG CTCCTGCTGAATTACCACCAAGCACATTACCAAGTTCACCACCTATGCCACCACTCAATTTGCcaatgccaccaccaccaacatccCCTGCATTGCCCGTACCACCTCCTAACTTGCCAt TTCCTGTTGAATTACCACCAAGCACATTTCCAAGTTCACCACCTATGACCCCTGTACCTCCTTCCAACCTGTCAG CCCCTGTGGCATCACCTCCAAGCACATTACCAGCAAATCCACCTCCAAGTCCATCTACTTTGTCCGTCCCTCCGCCAAATTTGCCAG TACTTGTGCCGTCACCCTCAAGCACATTTCCAAGAGATCCACCTCCGAGCCCCCCTACTGTGACTATGCCTCCACCACATTTACCAG GGCCTGTTGCATCCCCCCCTCAGATATCCCAAAAAAACACACCGCCGCCCAACTCTACATTTGCGACACCGCCATCTGATCGACCAG AACCTCATGTATCTCCTATTAGTCCTATATCAACACCTATTCCTCCTTCACCTAAAAATCAAACCAATGATATCGCTCCAAGTCAACGGTCTCAAGTGAAAG ATCCAGTTGTCCATAAAGGTCCAAGCTCTAATGACCATGCCCCTCCACCATATTCAAGTTCTAAATCTCCGGCTATAATATCTCATACTCCGCCATCATTTCCACCATTATATCCTCCACCACCAGCAGGCCTGAAGAACAAGCCAGCCCACCATTACTCTCCACCACCATCTGGTCCAGTGAGTAAGCCAAGGCATCTTGCTTCACCACCAAGTCCAG GAAAAGCACCTCGAATTGAAAACTCTGTTTCGCCTTCAGTCTCTCCACCTAGAACATCACCATCTATACAGACTATAG TTCTTCCGCCTAAAGTTTCTCCTACCCGTTCCTCACCAAGGTTTCCAAGGCCCCTTCAAGCATTACCACCTCCACCTCCAAATGAAG ATTGTTTGTCCATGACATGCGTGGAGCCGTTGACCACAACTCCTCCTGGAACACCCTGCAAATGTGTTTTGCCTATGCAAGTTGAGCTTGGCCTTGGCGTCTCACTCTATACCTTTTTTCCTTTGGTATCAGAGCTGGCTACAGAAATGGCTACCGGGCTCTTCATGAGATCAAGTCAAGTTCGAATCATGGGGGCAAATGAAGACAACCAAGACTCTGAAAAAACGATTGTTATCATTGACCTAGTACCCCTCGGTGAAAAGTTTGACAACTATACCGCGTACATAACAGCTCAAAAACTATGGCAGAAGCAAGTGCCTATTAAGTCCTCTCTTTTTGGCGATTATGAAGTTTTGTACGTGAAATATCCAG GTCTTCCTCCATCACCGCCTATGCCATCTTCTAGAAACGGTATGAATGGTGAACCGTATGGTCATGGCAACAATGGAAGGGACATAAAGCCTCTTGGTGTTGATGTGGGTAAGCAGAAGCATAGCAATAGGTTAAGTGGAGGTGTCATTTCGATAATAATTCTGTCAGCAGTTGTAGCAGTGATTCTAGTGTCTGTTGCTGTTTGGGTTCTGCTGGTTAAAAATAGGGACAGATCTCGGCCAGGACAGACCCCAACAACTACTTTACCTTCAGTCACCAAATCGTCAG GGATTGGTGGATCAATGACCGGAAGTGGGCCCGAGTCGGCTTCATTATCATTCCGCTCTACTATAGCTTACAATGGATCCGCGAAGACATTTAGTTTAAGTGATATGGAGAAGGCGACGGATAACTTCAACGAGTTGGGGGTTCTTGGTGAAGGTGGATTTGGGCGTGTTTATGGTGGTTTACTTGAAGATGGGACAAAAGTTGCCGTCAAAGTACTTAAACGCGACGATCAACAAGGGGGTCGGGAATTCTTGGCTGAAGTTGAGATGCTTAGCCGCCTACACCATAGAAACCTGGTCCGGTTGCTTGGTATATGCACAGAGGAAAGAAACCGGTGCTTGGTTTATGAGCTCATTCCAAATGGAAGCGTTGAATCTCATCTTCATG GGATAGACAAGGAGATTGCACCACTGGATTGGGGGGCTCGCTTGAAGATAGCTTTGGGTGCGGCTCGTGGGCTAGCTTACTTGCATGAAGATTCAAGCCCAAGAGTCATCCATAGAGACTTCAAGTCCAGCAACATTCTTTTGGAACATGACTTCACTCCCAAAGTTTCTGATTTTGGTTTGGCTCGATCTGCTTTAGATGAAGAAAACCAACACATCTCGACACGTGTCATGGGTACTTTCGG ATACGTGGCTCCTGAGTATGCAATGACCGGCCATCTTCTTGTGAAGAGTGATGTTTATAGTTATGGAGTGGTACTCCTTGAGCTTCTATCAGGAAGGAAACCTGTTGACATGTCGATGCCACCCGGCCAAGAAAACTTAGTGGCATGGGCCCGGCCCCTCCTGCCAACACCAGAAGGTTTAAACTTGCTTATTGATCCATCACTGAGCCCCGAAGTTCCATTTGACAGTATAGCTAAAGTAGCAGCAATAGCTTCAATGTGTGTGCAGCCCGAGGTGTCACACAGACCTTTCATGGGTGAGGTCGTTCAGGCATTGAAATTGGTATGCAATGAGTGTGAAGAAACACGAGATTTGGGCTCAAGAACCTGTAGCCAAGAGGATCTAGCATCCATGGACTTTGATCCTCGGGACAGTACAAACTCAGGCCCACCCCCAGGTGCATCCCGATCCACTTATCCAACATACGAGTCTCCGTTAGATGTGGAAAGTGGCTTCCCGGGTCATGGGCTAGATGTAGATTCGTTTAGGCTTACTTCTAGTTCGGGTCCTTTGAGGCCAAGGAGAAGTTTGCAGATATGGGAAAGGATGAAAAGGTTTTCAAGTGGTAGCATGAGTGATTACGGAGAAGTACTGAGGTTACTGGCACGATCACgttga